The following coding sequences lie in one Serinus canaria isolate serCan28SL12 chromosome 12, serCan2020, whole genome shotgun sequence genomic window:
- the LRRN1 gene encoding leucine-rich repeat neuronal protein 1, with protein sequence MAKVRVVLTVCQLVLELLMNSLTESSIQSSECPQLCVCEIRPWFTPQSTYREATTVDCNDLRLTKIPSNLSSDTQVLLLQSNNIAKTTDELQQLFNLTELDFSQNNFTSIRDVGLSNLTQLTTLHLEENQITEMTDYCLQDLCNLQELYINHNQISSISANAFSGLKNLLRLHLNSNKLKVIDSRWFDSTPNLEILMIGENPVIGILDMNFKPLSNLRSLVLAGMYLTDIPGNALVGLDSLESLSFYDNKLVKVPQLALEKVPNLKFLDLNKNPIHKIQEGDFKNMLRLKELGINNMGELVSVDRYALDNLPELTKLEATNNPKLSYIHRLAFRNVPALESLMLNNNALNAVYQKTVESLPNLREISIHSNPLRCDCVIHWINSNKTNIRFMEPLSMFCAMPPEYRGQQVKEVLMQDSNEQCLPMISHETFPNHLNLDIGMTVFLDCRAMAEPEPEIYWVTPLGNKVTVESLSDKYKLSSEGTLEISNIQVEDSGRYTCVAQNIEGADTRVATIRVNGTLLDGTQVLKIYVKQAESHSILVSWKVNSNVMTSNLKWSSATMKIDNPHITYTARVPVDVHEYNLTHLQPSTDYEVCLTVSNIHQQTQRSCVNVTTKNAAFALDISDQETSTALAAVMGSMFAVISLASVSVYIAKRFKRKNYHHSLKKYMQKTSSIPLNELYPPLINLWEGDSEKDKDGSAETKPTQVDTSRSYYMW encoded by the coding sequence ATGGCAAAGGTCAGAGTCGTGTTAACTGTGTGCCAGTTGGTGCTAGAATTGTTAATGAATTCATTAACTGAGTCTTCCATACAGAGCAGTGAATGTCCACAGCTTTGTGTCTGTGAAATCAGGCCCTGGTTTACACCTCAGTCAACCTACAGGGAAGCCACCACAGTTGACTGCAACGACCTCCGGTTAACAAAGATCCCCAGCAACCTCTCCAGTGACACTCAAGTCCTCCTGTTACAAAGCAACAACATTGCAAAGACCACAGACGAACTCCAGCAGCTCTTTAATTTAACAGAACTGGATTTTTCACAGAATAACTTCACCAGTATCAGAGACGTGGGGCTCTCCAACCTCACTCAGCTCACGACTTTGCACCTGGAGGAGAACCAGATCACAGAGATGACTGACTACTGCCTGCAAGACCTCTGCAACCTGCAGGAGCTCTACATAAATCACAACCAgatcagcagcatttctgcaaaCGCATTCTCTGGCCTGAAAAATCTTCTGAGATTACACCTCAACTCCAACAAATTAAAGGTTATTGACAGCCGTTGGTTTGATTCTACGCCCAACTTAGAGATTCTCATGATTGGAGAAAACCCAGTGATTGGAATACTTGATATGAATTTCAAACCGCTCTCAAACTTAAGGAGTCTAGTTTTGGCAGGTATGTACCTCACAGACATTCCTGGCAACGCGCTGGTAGGCTTGGATAGTCTTGAAAGTCTTTCTTTTTATGACAACAAATTGGTAAAAGTTCCTCAGCTTGCGCTTGAGAAAGTTCCCAATTTAAAATTCCTGGATCTCAACAAAAATCCAATTCACAAAATCCAAGAAGgggattttaaaaacatgctcAGATTGAAAGAGCTTGGGATCAACAACATGGGAGAGCTCGTGTCCGTCGACAGGTACGCGCTGGACAACCTGCCCGAGCTCACAAAGCTGGAGGCCACCAACAACCCAAAGCTGTCTTACATCCATCGCCTGGCGTTCCGCAACGTGCCCGCCCTGGAGAGCCTGATGCTCAACAACAATGCCTTGAACGCAGTCTACCAAAAGACAGTGGAATCCCTCCCAAACCTGCGGGAGATCAGCATCCACAGCAACCCGCTCAGGTGCGACTGCGTCATCCACTGGATCAACTCCAACAAAACCAACATCCGCTTCATGGAGCCTCTCTCCATGTTCTGTGCCATGCCTCCGGAGTACCGGGGACAGCAGGTGAAGGAAGTGCTGATGCAGGATTCAAACGAGCAATGTCTTCCAATGATCTCTCACGAGACCTTTCCCAATCACCTGAACCTGGACATCGGCATGACGGTGTTCTTAGATTGCCGGGCCATGGCAGAACCTGAGCCAGAAATCTACTGGGTCACCCCTCTGGGCAATAAGGTCACCGTGGAAAGCCTTTCTGACAAATACAAGCTGAGCAGCGAGGGCACCTTGGAAATCTCCAACATCCAGGTCGAGGACTCCGGGAGATACACCTGTGTGGCTCAGAACATAGAGGGGGCCGACACGAGGGTCGCTACCATCCGGGTGAACGGAACGCTCCTGGATGGCACCCAGGTGCTGAAGATCTACGTTAAACAAGCTGAATCCCATTCCATCCTGGTTTCTTGGAAAGTCAACTCCAACGTCATGACATCCAACTTAAAATGGTCATCGGCCACCATGAAGATTGACAACCCTCACATCACCTACACCGCCCGGGTCCCGGTGGACGTCCACGAGTACAACCTCACACATTTACAGCCCTCTACAGACTACGAAGTGTGTCTGACAGTGTCCAACATCCACCAGCAAACACAGAGATCCTGCGTCAACGTCACCACCAAAAACGCGGCTTTTGCGCTGGATATTTCTGACCAGGAAACCAGCACGGCCCTGGCAGCGGTGATGGGATCCATGTTCGCTGTCATCAGCCTCGCCTCCGTCTCCGTTTATATTGCAAAAAGGTTTAAGAGAAAAAACTACCACCACTCATTgaaaaaatatatgcaaaagACCTCCTCAATCCCCCTGAACGAGCTCTACCCTCCACTTATTAATCTCTGGGAAGGTGACAGTGAAAAAGACAaggatggctctgcagagacCAAGCCCACCCAAGTCGACACATCCAGAAGCTATTACATGTGGTAA